A window of Dorea formicigenerans contains these coding sequences:
- a CDS encoding YhgE/Pip domain-containing protein, protein MKNILRIFKYDLKKIHKNVIAMIVIMGITVIPTLYAWFNIAASWDPYGNTGNLKVAVASSDEGYSGELLSVNLNLGDQVLTTLRGNSQLDWTFTSAKKAKEGVKSGKYYAAIVIPKDFSKDMMSIFTSNVTHPEIKYYINEKENAIAPKVTVKGANAVQQQINDTFVQTVSQTALEAFQLVNNVADETDDQTIADNLSAALAQISTDLSSAAGTVQAFSDMANSAAIMLNTTTEFLSQSGSGTKASVNALGVAGNGIDSLNSALTGTTDSINQALSQSASFYSAVSTCVGNALDSYNSDAQACANALNAVSGRVQNLIDGYQSLENSLSQIADSITEPNLKGMLMQAIGNIQKAKASQEAIRDAINDAATGITSATANATELKNNIDGLIAQSNSSISTVKKDYENNVKGSLDDLANDLTSTGSSITSLLGQLDNSLKDISGVTGSAAGNLTEVQKALSDSASLLNEASGKMSNAATAMLSSDDNGIQLLTSLLSEDPEAIGSFLASPVKLNETHIYPIENYGSAMAPFYSTLAIWVGAVVMAAMLKVNVSDNLKHKLNNPKEHQLYIGRILLLLCIGFLQSALICLGDLYFLGIQCEHPVLFVLAGCFSSLVYVNIIYALTVSFGDIGKAIAVVLMVMQVAGSGGTFPIQCAPEFFRKVYPLLPFVHSMNAMRECIAGFYGMNYWIELGKLALFLIPALLLGLILRKPVIKLNDAFTEKLESTHLI, encoded by the coding sequence ATGAAAAATATTCTTCGCATTTTTAAGTATGATTTAAAGAAGATCCATAAAAATGTCATTGCCATGATCGTTATTATGGGAATCACTGTTATTCCGACTCTTTACGCGTGGTTCAATATCGCTGCGAGCTGGGATCCATACGGAAATACAGGAAACTTAAAAGTTGCTGTAGCAAGCTCTGATGAAGGTTATAGTGGTGAACTTCTCTCAGTAAACCTTAACCTTGGAGATCAGGTTCTTACAACTCTTAGAGGTAACTCGCAGCTTGACTGGACATTTACAAGTGCTAAGAAAGCGAAAGAAGGAGTAAAATCCGGAAAATATTATGCGGCAATCGTAATCCCAAAAGATTTCAGTAAAGACATGATGAGTATTTTCACATCCAATGTAACACATCCTGAAATCAAATATTATATCAATGAAAAGGAAAACGCAATTGCCCCGAAAGTCACCGTAAAAGGCGCAAATGCCGTACAGCAGCAAATTAATGATACATTTGTACAGACGGTATCCCAGACCGCATTAGAAGCCTTTCAGCTTGTTAATAACGTTGCTGACGAGACCGATGATCAGACAATCGCCGACAACCTCTCAGCCGCACTGGCGCAGATTTCAACAGACTTATCCTCTGCTGCCGGCACTGTACAGGCATTTTCCGATATGGCAAATTCTGCGGCAATTATGTTGAATACCACTACAGAATTCTTAAGTCAGTCCGGTTCCGGTACAAAAGCCAGTGTAAATGCTCTGGGCGTGGCTGGAAATGGTATTGATTCCCTGAATTCAGCTTTAACAGGAACAACCGATTCCATCAACCAGGCACTTTCACAGAGCGCTTCCTTCTACAGTGCGGTATCCACCTGTGTCGGAAATGCACTGGATTCCTATAATTCAGACGCACAGGCTTGTGCAAATGCACTGAATGCCGTAAGTGGACGTGTGCAGAATCTGATAGATGGTTACCAGTCACTGGAAAACTCGCTGAGCCAAATTGCTGACTCTATTACTGAGCCAAATTTAAAAGGTATGCTTATGCAGGCAATCGGCAATATTCAGAAAGCGAAAGCTTCTCAAGAAGCAATCCGTGATGCCATTAACGATGCAGCTACTGGTATTACTTCCGCAACTGCAAATGCAACCGAATTAAAGAACAATATTGACGGCTTGATCGCCCAGAGTAATTCTTCAATCAGTACTGTGAAAAAAGATTATGAAAACAATGTTAAGGGTAGTCTGGATGATCTGGCAAATGATCTGACTAGCACAGGCAGCTCTATTACTTCACTGCTTGGACAGTTAGATAACAGTCTGAAAGACATTTCCGGGGTGACAGGCTCTGCAGCCGGAAATCTCACAGAGGTACAGAAAGCTTTATCAGATTCCGCTTCTCTTTTAAATGAAGCATCCGGTAAAATGTCTAATGCAGCAACTGCAATGCTATCTTCCGATGACAACGGCATTCAATTACTGACCAGCCTTCTCTCTGAGGATCCGGAGGCAATTGGTTCATTCCTTGCATCACCGGTCAAGCTTAATGAAACACATATTTACCCTATCGAGAACTATGGATCTGCTATGGCTCCATTCTACTCAACACTCGCGATTTGGGTCGGCGCAGTTGTAATGGCTGCCATGTTAAAAGTAAATGTTTCAGACAACTTAAAGCACAAATTGAATAATCCGAAAGAACACCAGTTATATATTGGACGCATTCTTCTTCTCCTTTGTATAGGATTTTTACAGAGCGCATTGATCTGTCTTGGCGATCTTTATTTCCTGGGCATCCAATGTGAACATCCTGTATTATTTGTACTGGCAGGATGCTTTAGCAGTCTTGTATATGTAAACATTATTTACGCTTTGACTGTTTCCTTTGGAGATATCGGTAAAGCAATCGCAGTTGTGCTGATGGTCATGCAGGTAGCCGGAAGTGGTGGAACTTTCCCAATTCAGTGTGCGCCGGAATTTTTCCGGAAAGTATATCCTTTACTTCCATTTGTACACAGCATGAACGCTATGCGTGAATGTATCGCCGGTTTCTATGGCATGAACTACTGGATTGAACTTGGAAAACTGGCACTCTTCCTGATTCCGGCATTGTTGCTCGGTCTGATCCTCAGGAAACCAGTCATCAAGTTAAATGATGCATTTACAGAAAAATTGGAAAGTACACATCTGATTTAA